The following coding sequences are from one bacterium SCSIO 12741 window:
- a CDS encoding ribulose-phosphate 3-epimerase, whose product MNKPVIAPSLLAADFGNLQRDVEMIQRSEAEWLHMDVMDGVFVPNISYGPSIIKKMASYTDKYIDTHLMIVDPDRYIEDFRQAGTHNLTVHYEACTHLHRTVAAIKDAGMQAGVSLNPHTPVHLLNDIIGDLDLVLLMSVNPGFGGQKFIENTYSKITDLKNLIEQKNASAKIEIDGGVNSGNAGKLVEHGADVLVAGSFVFRSENPEQTITDLRNCVA is encoded by the coding sequence ATGAATAAACCGGTGATTGCTCCGTCACTATTGGCGGCTGATTTTGGGAATTTACAACGCGATGTAGAAATGATTCAACGCTCCGAAGCCGAGTGGCTTCACATGGATGTGATGGATGGAGTTTTCGTACCCAACATTTCTTATGGTCCTTCTATTATCAAGAAAATGGCCAGCTACACCGACAAGTACATCGATACGCATTTGATGATCGTTGACCCAGATCGCTACATTGAAGATTTTCGCCAAGCCGGAACTCACAACCTCACCGTACACTATGAAGCTTGTACGCATTTGCATCGCACCGTAGCGGCTATCAAAGATGCCGGAATGCAAGCTGGCGTTTCTCTAAATCCACATACCCCGGTTCATCTGCTTAACGACATCATTGGTGACCTGGACTTGGTTTTGTTGATGTCAGTTAACCCGGGATTTGGGGGGCAAAAATTCATCGAAAATACCTACTCCAAAATCACCGATCTTAAGAATTTGATTGAGCAAAAGAACGCTTCAGCCAAGATTGAAATTGATGGTGGGGTAAACAGTGGAAATGCTGGAAAACTTGTAGAACACGGTGCCGACGTGCTGGTTGCCGGAAGTTTTGTCTTTCGATCGGAGAATCCTGAACAGACCATCACAGATTTAAGAAATTGCGTCGCCTAA
- a CDS encoding T9SS type A sorting domain-containing protein encodes MRSFVLTLSAIILVASSFGQSVEELMSQGKKFEEISRIMETRFEGRSVIKGTPNYSRAYKQFKRWQFFWKHRLTSNGDFASSSLIYTAWEQAEYLARNKTDNAANWSYVGPKKMVTSSVEYYPGLGRINAIAIHPVNHQILLAGGASSGIWKSTDNGKTWTSKTEHLPSIGISDIVFDPNDHNIIYAATGDADGNRAVYSTGIYKSTDGGETWSIVGLPRDLSDKLFIRRLAMPESPANTILATTSSGIQRSTDGGSNWTVVDSKKGGSALVKKPGSSTTFYVGTRGGEILKSTDGGSNWTDISPQGTSLFARVELAVSDLDSNFLFAIDMQGTTLKSNDAGATWTTATRIRNYDSQQGYNMTLAVSPLDTNLILIGGIEGWRSSDGGTSWEKYLDGYWEQGEPYFYVHSDHHDAAFKPGTNILYDANDGGLFYGDLSKDSSFTDITEGLYTTQYYGIGVLRSDASKIIGGAQDNDGVFMSGNSAIGLIPGSDGFDGLINYSNPDIGLISITGGAIHKTEDAWATSNEVTPNNFGSAWEVPMAMHPTNPAIVFVGGNHLMKSTDNGDNWTSILQLAGNFSSLAEMDIAPSNGDVIVVADSDGEIQRTTNGGQNWTKLSSPAPQNHRISGISIHGTNPDIFYVSISGFSAGEKVYRTTDGGQTFSNISHDLPNIAVHHIAYATGTNDDIYVATDLGVYLNTNGSSNWVPFQANLPYTQVYELEINYASQTLFAATYGRGVWKSPLENHSTLGLDHTDQGDNGFQVYPTVNQGSFHIKQDQESEFEVVVYNLIGGVLHHSTLRGMENQVNLGNPPSGIYLVGLKQGGKITTHRLVIE; translated from the coding sequence ATGAGAAGTTTTGTGCTTACTCTATCAGCCATCATTCTGGTTGCCAGCTCTTTTGGTCAATCGGTGGAGGAGCTAATGAGCCAGGGGAAAAAATTTGAGGAGATCTCCAGGATCATGGAAACTCGTTTTGAAGGCCGCTCGGTCATCAAAGGCACCCCCAATTATTCGCGGGCTTACAAACAATTTAAGCGTTGGCAATTTTTCTGGAAACATCGATTAACGTCAAATGGGGACTTTGCTTCGAGTTCACTCATCTACACGGCTTGGGAACAAGCTGAGTATCTTGCCCGAAACAAAACCGATAATGCGGCTAATTGGAGCTACGTGGGGCCAAAAAAAATGGTTACCTCATCGGTGGAATATTATCCTGGATTAGGTCGAATTAACGCAATTGCCATCCATCCGGTTAATCACCAAATCCTACTCGCTGGTGGTGCGAGCAGTGGCATTTGGAAATCGACGGATAATGGAAAAACCTGGACATCAAAAACGGAACATCTACCCAGTATTGGCATCAGCGATATTGTTTTCGATCCCAATGACCACAACATCATATACGCGGCCACAGGAGATGCCGATGGAAACAGGGCTGTTTACTCCACTGGAATTTACAAATCGACAGATGGTGGGGAAACCTGGAGTATTGTTGGATTACCCCGGGATTTAAGCGATAAGCTTTTCATTCGGCGCTTGGCTATGCCCGAAAGTCCGGCCAACACGATCCTGGCGACCACCAGCTCAGGCATTCAACGGTCCACGGATGGTGGAAGTAACTGGACGGTCGTTGATTCCAAAAAGGGAGGTTCTGCTTTGGTCAAAAAACCTGGAAGCTCTACCACCTTTTACGTGGGAACTCGAGGCGGAGAAATTCTAAAATCAACGGATGGTGGAAGCAACTGGACGGATATTTCTCCGCAAGGAACTTCTTTATTTGCCCGAGTAGAATTGGCTGTAAGTGATCTGGATTCAAATTTCCTTTTTGCTATCGACATGCAAGGAACTACCCTAAAGTCCAATGATGCTGGTGCCACTTGGACTACCGCTACCCGAATAAGAAATTACGATTCTCAACAAGGCTACAATATGACCTTGGCCGTTTCGCCATTGGATACCAATCTCATCCTCATTGGAGGTATAGAAGGCTGGCGTTCGTCTGATGGAGGAACTTCCTGGGAGAAATACCTGGATGGTTACTGGGAACAGGGTGAACCCTATTTTTATGTGCACTCTGACCACCATGATGCAGCCTTTAAGCCGGGAACAAATATTCTTTATGATGCCAATGACGGTGGCCTTTTTTATGGTGATCTGTCCAAGGACTCTTCTTTTACGGACATTACCGAAGGACTGTACACTACTCAGTACTATGGCATCGGTGTTTTGCGATCGGATGCGAGTAAAATTATTGGGGGCGCTCAGGATAATGACGGTGTCTTTATGTCTGGCAATAGCGCTATTGGATTGATCCCGGGAAGCGACGGTTTCGATGGACTAATCAACTACTCCAACCCAGATATTGGCTTAATCTCGATAACAGGTGGTGCCATTCACAAAACGGAGGATGCCTGGGCTACTTCGAATGAGGTAACTCCCAACAACTTTGGCTCTGCCTGGGAAGTTCCTATGGCGATGCACCCGACTAATCCTGCCATTGTTTTTGTGGGAGGTAATCACTTAATGAAAAGCACGGATAACGGCGATAACTGGACGTCTATTTTGCAGCTGGCGGGTAACTTCAGCTCGCTGGCTGAAATGGATATTGCCCCATCCAATGGCGATGTAATTGTGGTGGCAGATAGCGATGGCGAAATACAACGAACTACCAATGGTGGACAAAACTGGACGAAGCTCTCTTCACCGGCCCCTCAAAACCATCGGATTTCAGGGATTTCTATTCACGGGACTAATCCAGACATCTTTTATGTTTCTATTTCCGGGTTTTCGGCCGGCGAGAAGGTTTATCGTACGACGGATGGAGGACAAACGTTCAGTAATATCTCTCATGATCTACCCAACATCGCGGTGCATCACATTGCTTATGCGACAGGAACCAACGACGATATTTATGTCGCTACGGACCTGGGTGTATACCTGAATACAAACGGTTCTTCCAATTGGGTTCCTTTTCAGGCAAACTTACCCTATACTCAAGTCTATGAATTGGAAATCAACTATGCGAGTCAAACGCTATTTGCAGCCACCTACGGTCGCGGAGTTTGGAAATCTCCTTTAGAAAACCACTCTACTCTCGGATTGGATCATACGGATCAAGGAGATAATGGGTTCCAGGTTTATCCGACAGTGAATCAAGGGTCTTTCCATATTAAACAGGATCAAGAATCTGAATTTGAGGTAGTGGTTTACAACTTGATTGGTGGTGTACTTCATCACAGCACCCTAAGAGGAATGGAAAATCAGGTGAACCTTGGAAATCCTCCCTCAGGTATTTATCTGGTTGGATTAAAACAAGGGGGCAAAATCACGACCCATAGATTGGTTATTGAGTAG
- a CDS encoding M48 family metallopeptidase has protein sequence MRKLFWIVFAITFVACNSVPITGRKQLKLVNNSELLPMSFGQYKEVLAESQLSNNSEQVQMIKRVGTRIQQAAEKYYADHGISSKLDGYAWEFNLIESEQVNAWCMPGGKVAFYTGILPVCKDETGVAVVMGHEVAHALANHGNERMSQAMVANMGIGSLSAAMGENPTMTKQIFMQSVGMGTQVGMLKFSRNNESEADHIGLILMAMAGYDPNQAVEFWQRMDAMAGGGQPMEFMSTHPSHDTRVSDLKALMPEAMKYYKP, from the coding sequence ATGAGAAAGCTTTTTTGGATTGTATTTGCCATCACCTTTGTTGCTTGTAATTCTGTGCCCATTACGGGACGTAAGCAGCTCAAATTGGTTAACAACAGTGAACTTCTGCCCATGAGTTTTGGCCAGTACAAAGAAGTGTTGGCTGAGAGTCAGCTGTCCAACAATTCGGAGCAGGTTCAAATGATTAAAAGAGTAGGAACTCGTATCCAACAAGCTGCCGAAAAGTACTACGCCGATCACGGAATTTCTTCGAAACTCGATGGCTATGCCTGGGAGTTTAATCTAATTGAATCCGAGCAGGTAAATGCCTGGTGTATGCCCGGTGGAAAGGTGGCTTTTTACACTGGAATTCTACCCGTTTGTAAAGATGAAACTGGAGTGGCAGTTGTTATGGGGCACGAAGTGGCCCACGCCTTGGCGAATCACGGAAACGAAAGAATGAGCCAGGCTATGGTTGCCAATATGGGTATCGGAAGTTTGTCTGCCGCCATGGGCGAGAACCCAACGATGACCAAGCAGATCTTCATGCAATCGGTAGGAATGGGAACCCAAGTAGGTATGCTTAAGTTTTCTCGTAACAATGAATCTGAAGCCGATCACATAGGATTGATCTTGATGGCTATGGCGGGTTATGATCCCAATCAGGCCGTTGAATTCTGGCAACGTATGGATGCGATGGCTGGCGGTGGACAGCCTATGGAGTTTATGTCGACTCACCCTTCACACGACACCCGTGTTTCTGATCTCAAGGCTTTGATGCCTGAGGCCATGAAATACTACAAGCCCTAA
- the pnp gene encoding polyribonucleotide nucleotidyltransferase gives MNKIGTTHTFEVDGQEITLETGKLAKQANGSVVVKCGGTMLLATAVAATEAREGVNFMPLTVDYREKFAAGGRFPGGFIKREARPSDVEVLTSRLIDRALRPMFPEDFHAETQVLVYLISTDGQTMPDSLACLGASAAIAVSDIPFQEPISEVRVARIDGQFVINPTKDALESEGTDIDIMVAATKDSIVMVEGEMKEISEEEMLEAIEKAHDAIKIQCEAQLKLAEMFGAPKEKREYSHETHNEELRQQVHAACYDKVYELAKKGTSKKERGEGFAAIREEFKETLSEEVLDEWGGLVNEYYHDVEKEAMRNMILNDRVRLDGRGTEDIRAIWSEVDYLPYTHGSAVFTRGETQSLTTVTLGSKTDQQDIDGVMHQGSEKFMLHYNFPPFSVGEARMIRGVSRREVGHGNLAYRALKPMIPDGADNPYTVRVVSDILESNGSSSMATVCAGSLALMDAGIKIPKGVSGIAMGLILDKSGNYAVLSDILGDEDHLGDMDFKVAGTKDGLTACQMDIKVGGLTYEIMKNALAQSKNGRLHILNEMNKTLEVHNPDYKPHAPRIEEMTIPKDLIGAVIGPGGKVIQEIQAETNTTIAIEEVDGKGIVQIAAVGAEDMDQALMRIKMIVAVPEVGETYQGKVKSIQAYGAFVEVLPGKDGLLHISEIDHKRVKDVNEYLKEGDEVEVKIIGIDEKSGKMKLSRKVLIPKPAQQD, from the coding sequence ATGAATAAAATAGGAACAACCCACACATTTGAAGTCGACGGGCAGGAGATTACCCTCGAAACGGGAAAGTTGGCCAAGCAGGCAAACGGATCCGTAGTTGTGAAATGTGGTGGAACAATGTTACTGGCTACGGCAGTTGCCGCAACGGAAGCCAGAGAAGGGGTAAACTTTATGCCTCTTACGGTAGATTACCGTGAAAAATTTGCAGCCGGAGGACGATTCCCTGGTGGATTTATCAAAAGAGAAGCTCGTCCTTCTGACGTTGAAGTATTGACCTCTCGTTTGATTGACCGTGCTCTTAGACCTATGTTCCCTGAAGATTTCCATGCGGAAACTCAGGTGTTGGTTTATCTGATTTCAACAGATGGCCAAACCATGCCAGACTCATTGGCCTGTTTAGGTGCCTCTGCAGCTATTGCTGTTTCAGACATTCCTTTTCAGGAGCCTATCTCCGAAGTACGCGTTGCTCGGATCGATGGACAGTTTGTGATCAACCCGACTAAAGATGCTTTGGAAAGCGAAGGAACCGATATCGATATCATGGTTGCTGCTACCAAGGATAGCATCGTAATGGTGGAAGGTGAGATGAAAGAAATCTCTGAAGAGGAAATGCTCGAAGCGATCGAAAAAGCTCATGATGCCATTAAGATTCAGTGTGAGGCGCAATTGAAATTGGCCGAAATGTTTGGCGCTCCTAAAGAGAAGCGTGAATATTCACACGAAACTCACAACGAAGAACTTCGTCAGCAAGTACACGCTGCTTGTTACGATAAAGTATATGAGTTAGCCAAAAAAGGTACTTCTAAAAAAGAACGTGGCGAAGGTTTTGCTGCGATCCGTGAAGAGTTCAAAGAAACTCTTAGCGAAGAAGTATTGGACGAATGGGGCGGCTTGGTAAATGAATACTACCACGATGTAGAAAAAGAAGCCATGCGTAACATGATCTTGAATGATCGCGTTCGTTTGGATGGTCGTGGAACTGAAGATATTCGTGCCATTTGGTCAGAAGTTGATTACTTGCCTTATACACACGGTTCTGCAGTATTTACCCGTGGAGAAACTCAGTCTTTGACTACCGTTACTTTGGGTAGCAAAACGGATCAGCAAGACATCGACGGTGTTATGCACCAAGGTTCTGAGAAGTTTATGTTGCACTACAACTTCCCTCCATTCTCAGTAGGAGAAGCCAGAATGATTCGCGGTGTATCTCGTCGTGAAGTAGGTCATGGTAACTTGGCTTACCGTGCATTGAAGCCAATGATTCCAGACGGAGCAGATAACCCATACACAGTACGTGTTGTATCTGATATCCTGGAGTCTAATGGTTCCAGTTCGATGGCTACTGTTTGTGCCGGTTCTTTGGCCTTGATGGATGCTGGTATCAAAATTCCTAAGGGAGTTTCTGGTATCGCCATGGGATTGATTTTGGATAAATCAGGTAACTACGCTGTATTGTCTGACATCTTGGGTGATGAAGATCACTTGGGAGATATGGACTTTAAAGTGGCAGGTACCAAAGACGGTTTGACAGCTTGTCAAATGGATATCAAAGTAGGTGGTTTGACTTACGAGATTATGAAAAACGCCTTGGCTCAGTCCAAAAACGGTCGTTTGCACATTCTCAATGAGATGAACAAAACCCTTGAAGTTCACAACCCAGATTACAAACCACACGCTCCAAGAATCGAGGAAATGACTATTCCAAAAGATTTGATTGGTGCTGTGATTGGCCCTGGTGGAAAAGTGATTCAGGAAATCCAAGCCGAAACCAATACCACTATCGCTATTGAAGAGGTAGACGGTAAAGGAATCGTTCAGATTGCTGCTGTTGGCGCTGAAGATATGGATCAGGCATTGATGCGTATCAAAATGATCGTAGCTGTACCAGAAGTAGGTGAAACTTACCAAGGTAAAGTGAAGTCGATCCAGGCTTACGGAGCATTTGTTGAAGTGTTGCCAGGTAAAGACGGTTTGTTGCACATCTCTGAAATTGACCACAAGCGGGTTAAAGATGTGAACGAATACCTGAAAGAAGGTGACGAAGTGGAAGTGAAAATTATCGGCATCGATGAGAAGTCAGGTAAAATGAAGCTTTCTCGCAAAGTATTGATTCCAAAACCGGCTCAGCAAGATTAA